In Candidatus Bathyarchaeota archaeon, one genomic interval encodes:
- a CDS encoding thiamine pyrophosphate-dependent enzyme, with product MSEAFSSKNYLRDIRFPFCAGCGGTTVATCFLRAVHELGHRDLQGFVFCSGIGCSSWIPSPHFKADSIHTTHGRSIPVATGIKLMRPDLDVVVFGGDGDIVGIGLSHLIHAARRNLDITVIMVNNMIYGMTGGQVAATTPLKTKTTTTPYGGFERPLDAVHLVVSAGACYAARSTTAHVNQLKEAIKKALTTKGFSFVEAVSQCPTAYGRRVGFKNAGEMLLWLKKQSITVEEAEKLTEKELEEKIVVGEFASRRHPSLTENIRAMSKEAKRR from the coding sequence ATGAGCGAAGCTTTTTCCAGCAAAAATTATCTTCGAGATATACGGTTCCCCTTCTGTGCAGGATGCGGCGGCACTACCGTGGCTACTTGTTTTCTCAGGGCTGTTCACGAGCTTGGTCACCGAGATCTCCAAGGATTCGTCTTCTGCAGCGGCATCGGTTGTTCTTCGTGGATTCCATCACCACACTTTAAGGCAGATTCTATCCATACTACACATGGGCGAAGCATTCCAGTCGCGACCGGCATCAAGCTTATGCGACCTGACTTGGATGTGGTTGTTTTTGGCGGCGACGGTGACATTGTCGGAATAGGGTTAAGCCATTTGATCCACGCGGCGAGAAGAAACCTTGATATTACCGTGATTATGGTGAACAATATGATTTATGGCATGACTGGTGGACAAGTTGCTGCAACAACTCCTTTGAAGACGAAAACCACTACTACTCCTTACGGCGGCTTTGAACGCCCCTTAGACGCCGTTCACCTCGTCGTCTCTGCGGGAGCATGTTATGCTGCACGGTCGACTACAGCGCACGTAAATCAGCTAAAAGAAGCCATTAAGAAGGCGTTAACCACGAAAGGTTTCAGCTTCGTTGAAGCAGTAAGTCAGTGCCCAACTGCTTATGGTCGCCGTGTTGGTTTCAAGAACGCTGGAGAGATGCTTCTTTGGTTAAAGAAGCAAAGCATAACGGTTGAGGAGGCAGAGAAGCTAACTGAAAAGGAACTAGAAGAGAAGATAGTTGTCGGCGAATTCG
- a CDS encoding 2-oxoacid:acceptor oxidoreductase subunit alpha has protein sequence MAKQFSPGMHFMQGNKALAEAAIIAGCRFFAGYPITPASEIAEHMAKRLPQVDGIMIQMEDEIASMAALIGASWTGAKVMTATSGPGFSLMQENIGYAFMTETPCVIADIQRAGPSTGQATKCGQGDVMQARWGTHGDYASIVLSPNSVQEMFDLTVRAFNLAEKYRTPVILLGDEIVAHMREQMSVSPLEEIEIIDRRKPKPGDESFFGGEEVPPMPSIGEGHNVAVTGSTHDEFGMRFTADPEVHRRLVTRLVGKIRNNAESLTDFEAFNMDSCEVGVVTFGSTSRAVYKAVEMATESGIKAGFIRLKTIWPFPEKPIQMMAQKAETIIVPEMNLQQIFFEVQRVVCGAAEVVSVNKIGGGEMLTPEELFYEIKRSVEKQ, from the coding sequence ATGGCTAAACAATTCTCTCCAGGCATGCATTTCATGCAAGGAAACAAAGCCTTAGCCGAAGCTGCAATCATTGCTGGATGCAGATTTTTTGCTGGCTACCCGATTACTCCCGCCAGTGAAATCGCTGAGCACATGGCAAAGCGTCTTCCACAAGTTGATGGAATCATGATTCAAATGGAAGATGAAATAGCTTCGATGGCGGCTTTGATTGGAGCAAGCTGGACAGGCGCCAAGGTGATGACCGCAACTTCTGGTCCTGGCTTCAGTCTCATGCAAGAAAACATTGGATATGCTTTCATGACTGAAACTCCATGCGTTATAGCTGATATCCAAAGAGCTGGACCAAGCACGGGACAGGCTACGAAGTGTGGTCAAGGCGATGTTATGCAGGCTCGCTGGGGCACCCATGGGGACTATGCATCTATTGTGTTATCTCCGAATTCGGTGCAGGAAATGTTTGACCTAACCGTTCGTGCTTTTAATCTGGCTGAGAAATATCGCACACCCGTTATTTTACTTGGTGACGAAATTGTAGCTCACATGAGAGAGCAAATGTCTGTATCACCTCTAGAAGAAATAGAGATCATTGACAGACGGAAGCCGAAACCTGGAGACGAGTCATTCTTTGGTGGTGAGGAGGTACCACCTATGCCGTCCATAGGTGAAGGTCACAACGTTGCTGTGACGGGTTCAACTCACGACGAGTTTGGAATGCGTTTCACAGCAGACCCGGAAGTTCACCGCCGTCTTGTAACGCGGCTTGTCGGAAAAATCAGGAATAACGCTGAATCATTAACGGATTTCGAAGCCTTTAATATGGATAGCTGCGAGGTTGGCGTTGTCACTTTTGGAAGTACTTCTCGTGCAGTTTATAAGGCAGTAGAAATGGCCACAGAGAGCGGGATTAAAGCTGGTTTTATTAGGTTGAAGACGATTTGGCCTTTTCCTGAAAAACCCATCCAAATGATGGCGCAGAAAGCTGAGACAATTATTGTACCTGAGATGAACTTGCAGCAGATTTTCTTTGAGGTACAGAGAGTTGTTTGTGGTGCTGCAGAAGTTGTTTCTGTTAACAAGATTGGTGGCGGAGAAATGTTGACGCCTGAGGAACTTTTTTATGAAATCAAAAGGAGCGTGGAGAAACAATGA
- a CDS encoding TldD/PmbA family protein, which translates to MKTRLDKDIVDYALNYARSKKVEYAEARAHSTKHEELVIKNGALDAFVSTFDSGFCVRILANGGLGFASTNKWTKDEVKTVVETAYRFALMARRKDKITFADEKGVKTKWSVEQKEKIEDIPPEKKIDELMEIDKTLASQEIKIPGRIMVCSINLIEKYFVNSEGSAISSFVPQIAAFAFITVVENGKPEQAYKQFGRSGGWESFDEWKMTEALLHDAKVLQKLIKEGKAVKPGKMDLVCGREVTGIASHESCGHPIEADRILGREMSQAGRSFIYLGGPYWIGTRIGNDIVTIVDDPTVKNSYGYYEYDDEGIKARQRYLYKDGIINEFLQNRETAAKLGTRSNGSSRANSYSREAIVRMANTFLLPGDWTEEEIIEDVKHGIYMKSFTEWNIDDRRFNQRYVGKEAYLIENGELKHPVARPVIETSTKTWWSSVDAISKKVEFDAATCGKGDPMQGIPVYTGGPVIRLGEVYVK; encoded by the coding sequence GTGAAAACACGTTTGGATAAGGACATAGTGGACTATGCATTGAATTATGCCCGAAGCAAGAAAGTCGAGTACGCAGAAGCAAGAGCCCACAGCACAAAACACGAAGAACTGGTGATTAAAAACGGTGCTCTAGACGCTTTTGTCTCAACTTTCGACAGCGGGTTCTGTGTAAGAATACTAGCCAATGGCGGACTTGGTTTTGCGTCAACTAACAAATGGACAAAAGATGAAGTAAAAACAGTCGTGGAGACGGCGTACAGGTTTGCCCTGATGGCAAGGCGCAAAGACAAGATTACCTTTGCAGACGAAAAAGGCGTCAAAACGAAATGGAGTGTTGAACAGAAAGAAAAGATTGAAGATATTCCGCCGGAAAAGAAGATAGATGAGTTGATGGAAATCGACAAAACCCTTGCGTCTCAAGAAATTAAAATTCCTGGAAGAATTATGGTTTGCTCAATAAACCTCATAGAAAAATACTTTGTGAACTCTGAAGGTTCAGCAATTTCGTCCTTCGTGCCACAAATAGCAGCCTTCGCCTTCATAACCGTAGTTGAAAATGGCAAGCCAGAACAAGCTTACAAGCAATTTGGACGTAGCGGAGGATGGGAATCTTTTGACGAGTGGAAGATGACTGAGGCACTGCTCCATGACGCGAAGGTTCTGCAAAAGTTAATCAAAGAAGGAAAAGCTGTCAAACCTGGAAAGATGGATTTAGTTTGCGGAAGAGAAGTTACAGGCATTGCCTCCCACGAGTCTTGTGGGCACCCAATTGAAGCAGATCGCATACTCGGACGAGAAATGAGCCAGGCAGGACGTTCCTTCATATATCTTGGAGGTCCATACTGGATAGGGACTAGAATTGGCAACGACATAGTGACCATAGTAGATGACCCAACTGTAAAAAACAGTTATGGCTACTATGAGTATGATGACGAAGGAATCAAAGCAAGACAAAGATACCTGTATAAAGATGGCATAATAAACGAGTTCCTACAGAACAGAGAAACTGCAGCCAAACTTGGCACGAGAAGTAACGGTTCTTCTAGGGCAAATAGTTATTCTAGAGAAGCCATTGTGCGAATGGCGAACACCTTCTTGCTGCCTGGCGACTGGACAGAAGAAGAAATTATCGAAGATGTAAAACATGGAATCTACATGAAATCCTTCACAGAATGGAACATAGACGATAGACGCTTCAATCAACGCTATGTAGGCAAAGAGGCCTACCTAATAGAAAACGGAGAACTGAAACATCCGGTTGCAAGACCTGTTATCGAAACCTCTACCAAGACTTGGTGGAGCAGTGTTGACGCTATATCTAAAAAGGTTGAATTTGACGCGGCAACATGTGGTAAAGGCGACCCGATGCAGGGAATTCCGGTCTATACAGGCGGTCCAGTTATTCGTTTAGGAGAGGTGTACGTAAAATGA
- a CDS encoding TldD/PmbA family protein codes for MSEVLAKTEAIIKKGKTLGADEVLAKTTFGLYRQTRFSNNQIDITVAWNDYVTDVALAWNKRLVATQIRNFQNTDKTIEQLFKLAKVSKENPTYGGIAKGTFKYPKATADKKLRELENPSEYVFEAIEAAEKEAGEVDAGGILYTKYEDVYLVSSEGPTGQDARSAIELSIRAFSQRGASGHGVDCCSSLKDFNPSKAGEKAGKIAKLARNPKQGEDGRYDVIFDPLFFGSMLGTWGGMASAYSVMIQLSVFVKKLGQKVASDIVTLRDKPAEYSVNNRVFDDEGFPVQENVFIDKGVLKTYLHNTSTAKIFKTKTTGNAGLVQPAAWNIEMDPGDMSKDELFSQVKRGLYLTNTWYTRFQNYATGDFSTIPRDGIFLIENGEIKQSLKDLRLSDNALRLLSQITGISKERQHVHWWLEAEPPSLAPYVLAKDIQLTRPK; via the coding sequence ATGAGCGAAGTCTTAGCGAAAACAGAAGCCATAATAAAGAAAGGTAAAACTCTAGGCGCAGATGAAGTTCTCGCCAAAACAACCTTTGGACTGTACAGACAAACACGGTTCAGCAACAACCAAATAGACATCACAGTGGCATGGAACGACTATGTAACAGACGTTGCACTAGCATGGAACAAACGATTAGTCGCGACCCAAATACGAAACTTCCAAAACACAGACAAAACCATAGAACAACTATTCAAGCTAGCTAAGGTGTCAAAGGAAAACCCAACGTACGGCGGAATAGCCAAAGGTACATTCAAATACCCAAAGGCAACGGCAGACAAGAAGCTCCGAGAACTGGAAAACCCCTCTGAATACGTCTTCGAGGCTATAGAAGCAGCAGAAAAAGAAGCCGGAGAAGTCGACGCGGGAGGCATCCTCTACACGAAGTATGAAGACGTTTACCTTGTCTCTTCTGAAGGTCCGACTGGGCAAGATGCAAGGTCGGCAATCGAGTTGTCAATCAGAGCGTTCTCGCAGAGAGGCGCCTCAGGACACGGCGTAGACTGTTGTTCGTCACTAAAGGATTTCAACCCTTCTAAAGCTGGAGAAAAAGCTGGCAAAATCGCGAAGTTAGCTAGGAATCCAAAGCAAGGCGAGGATGGCAGATATGACGTTATCTTTGACCCACTGTTCTTTGGTTCAATGTTGGGCACTTGGGGTGGAATGGCATCTGCGTATAGCGTTATGATTCAGTTGTCGGTGTTTGTGAAGAAACTTGGCCAGAAAGTTGCGTCTGACATAGTTACACTGCGGGATAAACCTGCCGAGTACTCGGTAAATAATCGTGTCTTTGATGATGAAGGTTTTCCTGTTCAGGAGAACGTATTCATAGATAAAGGCGTGCTTAAGACATACCTTCACAATACGTCAACTGCAAAAATCTTCAAGACTAAAACAACGGGCAACGCTGGATTGGTGCAGCCGGCAGCGTGGAACATTGAAATGGATCCAGGCGATATGAGCAAAGATGAGCTTTTCAGCCAAGTAAAACGTGGCTTGTACCTCACTAACACGTGGTATACCCGATTTCAAAACTACGCAACTGGAGACTTTTCCACAATCCCGCGAGACGGTATATTCCTAATAGAAAACGGTGAGATTAAGCAGTCATTGAAAGACTTGCGGCTAAGCGACAACGCCCTTAGACTACTAAGCCAAATCACAGGTATATCAAAGGAAAGGCAGCATGTACATTGGTGGCTTGAAGCTGAACCCCCATCACTAGCGCCATACGTTCTGGCAAAAGACATACAATTAACAAGGCCAAAGTAA